The following is a genomic window from Amaranthus tricolor cultivar Red isolate AtriRed21 chromosome 10, ASM2621246v1, whole genome shotgun sequence.
TGCTAGCTTGTTACAGGTAGTTCTTCTTGTATAAAAAGCTATATATACATagtttttttcttgtaattttgATATTGGAAAATCAATAAGATTCTTTTCCTTCTGTTCTAAATCTTTGGCTCAGTTTTATCACATCTCACCATTGTTCGCATCGATTTCACACCACTCGAGCCACCAACATCACATTATTAGAGCCAAAAGCAAAGTAGGTTGGAAGTAAAATGGTAAAGAGAAGAGGGAAAGGGTAAAGAGAATCGGAAAAGAGGGTAATCACTCTTTACATGAGCAATGACAACACCCTTCAAATGTTTTAAAAGCtatagatttatatatttattttaaaattacaggaagactttcgacgccccagTGAGGAGGATAGAGAGCATCATAGTAGATAGTAAGAGGAGCCGAGGAAGACCTAAGAAAACTtaaatgagcaaataaaagttgacttgtaTGAATTATACCTCTCTGAAGACCTGATCAGGGATAGGGGTAGGTGAAGGTGCCTTATCCATGTTTAGACTACTGATTCTCCCTTCACTTACTTGTCGATGTTCTTGTCCTCTAGCTTCTAGTTGAtgctattactattattattattgttttctttttaatttttaattgttcgcCCTACTTTATCTTATTATATCCATATGCATTCTATTCATATTTATCTTATGTCTAAGGGTCACGCTTGTGTGTGATAAAATGCAACTTGCGGAATTCGCTTCAGCCGCACTCCATCCCATCAGTTGCAAAATATTATCTTATTCTTTCTCGAGTCAGGGGATtctttggccgcactctcctttatgggtatgagttgccgccgtcttccctccctagaccctgaccatagtattctatgggcgggatacactaggtatgatgatgactGATCGATATAAAGTGACTGACGAATCGATCTCATCAAAATCTTCCAACATGCTCACGTTAAGATCCTCTTGCCTCCTTGCCTTCAAATGAGTGCTTGGGACTATCTCCTATCCTCAGTTTAGCTCTGTTCCCTTTTTAAAACCTCCGAAGGATTAGGGGCGCATCGTTCCTAACTTGCTTTGCTCGAGAAAAGGTGACCAATCCTACAAAAACGAGCAAAACACAATATACCCTACACAAGGTGATCAAATcctataatactaataaaaaagaaCAATAACCGCATAAGAATGCAAACTAAATAAgcataaaataaggataaattAGAGAGTTATCACAAAtccttccaaaaaaaataaataaatattgtcaAAAATACAAAATGTATCCAATATCCAGAAAAGAAATACATTTAAAATTTGAGAGGTTCACTTAGCCTTCTTTGATAACCACAAAATTCACATGAGATGGGAGAACCAAAGCTAATCGTTCAGCGCGATCTATACAAGTTTCCATAGCTTCTTCATAATCAGAATATTCTTCATAACTAGAATATGGCTTTGGAATTATGGGGGTGAAGATGAAGTCCTTAAGCTTAATGGCATTCTTAACAATGTGCAAAGCTAGCATATATTCTTTATTGAGATCATTGTGAAATGTTGAAGCCCATTCGACTTTCCACAAGTTTGGAAAGGTTGCACTAATCTCCTCTCTAGTCTCCAACCACCGCTTCACATCTTGCAAATTCGAGTCTTTCAAGTCGTCGCTATCTGAATAATCTAAATCTGAATCTGAATCTACCTCCCCATTATAGGGATAATAAGTTACCTGAAAATTCCATCAAGTCATATTGCAATTAGTTCAGCAAAGCAAAACACCAGAGATGCCCGAAATTGACCCAATTAGCCAAAACAATATGActttatccgacccgaatacaaCTCGCGTACAAAAAACAGACGTGACAACATATCTTCATACACACAAGAACCGAAATTGACCCGGTCTAAATCATCATACCTAAAACCCCAACAAAAACCTTTAAAGAACATAATTTAGTTACCTCCAGCTTGAATTCGTGCAGTAATGGGCAGGCCTCCGGGAAGCATCTTaacaaaataaagttaaaatgacTATATTTGATAGAAACCCACAACTTCAGGTATTGGATATTAGGAAAAGAAGGGATGATAAGACCTTCATCAATCTGTAATAAAAAGAGAGATTTCAAAATTTAATGTTAATCAAACTATAGAATGTTGGTTGTTGTTGCCTAAGTTATTAAAGATAGAGTTGGTACTAACCCATTTCTCATATACATTAAGCGAAAGCTTAGACAAGTGAGCAGCTAAGCTTCTGATGGGCGAGAATTTTGGAAGCAGTCCTGTGTCATATAAGCCATGAAATTGCGCTTCAATGAGTGATGGAGCGCTAACATGAACCACAACTGTATGGAAGCATTTGAAATCGAACGACACAAGATTCCTAGCTTGTACCTCAACTTCTT
Proteins encoded in this region:
- the LOC130825825 gene encoding putative F-box/FBD/LRR-repeat protein At1g78760 isoform X1, with the translated sequence MSNSSTKLILDGQEQDEWKDKLSTLSDDILVFILSLMERKEATRTCILSRRWRYLATYFTNLNFDVDNLETMTLGCKRQLKPVKDLKPRFLNWVSQVVALNRAPFIDEFRIRFPLDETDSSHLEAWINFAILKRVQNLELHLRSYTITSHVWKGMSHLKSLSLKGVNICGEVVELVFSRCHLLERLYIARSYNLFKLKILNLSSEKLKYLTVHDCQNLEEVEVQARNLVSFDFKCFHTVVVHVSAPSLIEAQFHGLYDTGLLPKFSPIRSLAAHLSKLSLNVYEKWIDEGLIIPSFPNIQYLKLWVSIKYSHFNFILLRCFPEACPLLHEFKLEVTYYPYNGEVDSDSDLDYSDSDDLKDSNLQDVKRWLETREEISATFPNLWKVEWASTFHNDLNKEYMLALHIVKNAIKLKDFIFTPIIPKPYSSYEEYSDYEEAMETCIDRAERLALVLPSHVNFVVIKEG
- the LOC130825825 gene encoding FBD-associated F-box protein At1g66310-like isoform X2 is translated as MERKEATRTCILSRRWRYLATYFTNLNFDVDNLETMTLGCKRQLKPVKDLKPRFLNWVSQVVALNRAPFIDEFRIRFPLDETDSSHLEAWINFAILKRVQNLELHLRSYTITSHVWKGMSHLKSLSLKGVNICGEVVELVFSRCHLLERLYIARSYNLFKLKILNLSSEKLKYLTVHDCQNLEEVEVQARNLVSFDFKCFHTVVVHVSAPSLIEAQFHGLYDTGLLPKFSPIRSLAAHLSKLSLNVYEKWIDEGLIIPSFPNIQYLKLWVSIKYSHFNFILLRCFPEACPLLHEFKLEVTYYPYNGEVDSDSDLDYSDSDDLKDSNLQDVKRWLETREEISATFPNLWKVEWASTFHNDLNKEYMLALHIVKNAIKLKDFIFTPIIPKPYSSYEEYSDYEEAMETCIDRAERLALVLPSHVNFVVIKEG